The following coding sequences lie in one Chelmon rostratus isolate fCheRos1 chromosome 2, fCheRos1.pri, whole genome shotgun sequence genomic window:
- the st7l gene encoding suppressor of tumorigenicity 7 protein-like yields MEDTAGSNPQSLGFTEKLKSWLSWSWTYVCFIWFGMVLIMIYVLWSPLKLQETLTSASVFLNTLTPKFYVALTGTSSLISGLILIFEWWYFRKYGTSFIEQVSVSHLRPLLGGVESSSSTGLFTSVNGEAEPRPSVSECKVWRNPLNLFRGAEYNRYTWVTGKEPLTYYDMNLSAQDHQTFFTGDTPQLRPEDAVMQKAWRERNPQARIRAAYQAIEMNHECAAAYVLLAEEEATTITEAERLFKKALSIAGKDINLLVYIKRRLAMCARKLGRIKEAVKMMRDLMKEFPLLGMLNIHENLLEALLELQAYADVQAVLAKYDDISLPKSATICYTSALLKARAVSDKFSPEAASRRGLSTAEMNAVEAIHRAVEFNPHVPKYLLEMKSLILPPEHILKRGDSEAVAYAFFHLQHWKRAEGALNLLHCTWEGTFRIIPYPLEKGHLFYPYPGCTETADRELLPSFHEVSVYPKKELPFFILFTAGLCSFTAMLAMLTHQFPELMGVFAKAFFSTLFAPLGFFADKMESFMPSSFWHQLTRI; encoded by the exons ATGGAGGACACCGCTGGTAGTAATCCCCAATCTCTCGGATTTACAGAGAAATTAAAGTCTTGGCTCTCTTGGTCATGGACTTACGTGTGCTTCATTTGGTTCGGCATGGTGCTGATCATGATATACGTCCTGTGGAGCCCCCTGAAACTGCAGGAAACTCTTACCTCAG cctcagtgtttttgaaTACACTGACCCCCAAATTTTATGTGGCTCTCACTGGaacctcctctctcatctctggACTCATCCTT ATATTTGAGTGGTGGTATTTTCGTAAATATGGGACCTCGTTCATTGAACAAGTGTCAGTGAGCCACCTGCGTCCTCTCCTGGGTGGAGTGGAGAGCAGCTCCTCGACTGGTCTGTTCACATCAGTTAATGGAGAGGCAGAGCCTAGGCCCAGTGTTTCAG AGTGTAAGGTCTGGAGGAACCCTTTGAATCTGTTCAGAGGGGCAGAATACAACAG ATACACCTGGGTAACAGGGAAGGAACCCTTAACGTACTATGATATGAACCTCTCTGCTCAAGACCATCAGACCTTCTTCACAGGAGACACTCCACAGTTAAGGCCAGAAGATGCTG TGATGCAGAAagcctggagagagagaaatcctcAAGCCAGGATCAGAGCAGCTTACCAGGCCATAGAAATGAATCACGA atgtgCTGCAGCCTATGTGCTCCTAGCAGAGGAAGAAGCCACAACTATCACAGAAGCTGAACGCCTCTTCAAAAAAGCATTAAGTATCG CTGGAAAAGATATCAACTTACTGGTATACATTAAACGCAGACTGGCAATGTGTGCACGCAAGCTGGGACGGATTAAAGAAGCAGTAAAAATGATGAGAGAT TTAATGAAGGAGTTCCCACTGTTGGGAATGTTAAATATACATGAAAACCTCTTGGAGGCACTTCTAGAGCTTCAGGCATATGCTGATGTCCAAGCAGTCCTTGCCAAATATGATG ACATCAGCTTGCCAAAATCAGCCACTATATGCTACACATCTGCGCTGTTGAAAGCGCGGGCTGTATCAGATAA gTTCTCTCCAGAGGCTGCATCACGACGAGGGCTAAGCACAGCAGAGATGAACGCAGTGGAGGCCATACACAGAGCCGTTGAATTCAATCCACATGTGCCAAAG TACTTACTGGAGATGAAGAGCTTGATCCTGCCTCCAGAGCACATCCTGAAGAGGGGTGACAGCGAGGCAGTGGCATATGCTTTCTTCCACCTGCAGCACTGGAAGAGGGCAGAGGGAGCCTTAAACCTACTACACTGCACCTGGGAGGGCA CCTTCCGGATAATTCCCTACCCACTGGAGAAGGGTCACCTGTTTTACCCCTACCCAGgatgcacagaaacagcagataGGGAACTACTGCCCT CATTCCACGAGGTGTCTGTGTACCCAAAGAAAGAGCTTcccttcttcatcctcttcacagCAGGCCTTTGCTCTTTCACTGCCATGCTGGCCATGCTCACACATCAGTTCCCCGAGCTCATGGGTGTCTTTGCCAAAGCA TTCTTCAGCACACTCTTTGCACCCCTGGGTTTCTTTGCAGACAAGATGGAAAGCTTCATGCCGTCCAGTTTTTGGCACCAGCTGACTCGAATCTGA